The genomic stretch ACTTCGAGATGGGCGGCTGGTGCGAGAGGTGGAGCGGTCGTTTGCCTGCGTGCTCGACCGCACGGACTTCCGGCTCGTTCACTATTCGATCCAGTCGAATCATCTGCATCTGATCGTCGAGGCCAAGGATGCGGGGGCGCTCGGCAGGGGAATGAATGCGTTGGGGGCTCGTCTGGCGCGGGCGGTGAACCGGGTGTTCGGGCGGCAGGGGCGTGTCTTGCTGGACCGCTTCCATCACGTGGTGCTGCGGACGCCGACCCAGATGCGGAATGCGATGCGCTACGTGCTTCTGAATGCTCGTAGGCACATGAAGACGAAGCCTCGGACAATGAGGATCGATCCTGCATCCTCTGGCCGCTGGTTCGAGGGCTGGCGGCGCTCCGCACGGGGACTCGTGGCCCAGGCGCGGGAACGACCTGGCGGAAACGTGGTGGCGATCGCCAACCCACATACGTGGCTTCTGGCGGAGGGCTGGCGCAAGGCTGGCCCGCGGCTCGATCCGGCCGAGGTCCCGAGCGCCGTATAACCGAGCCACGGGCCAGAGCCGGCATCCGCCCTACCCATGCGGGCCAAGGCGGCGCGCCCGTTCGCTGGTCGCCCGGAAACGCCCCGCAGGATCGAAGGAACCCCCGAACACCCTGACCGATCCCCCTCAACAGCCCCGCGAAACCCAGGCTGGCCAACCTCGACGCCACGCAGGCGGCTTGGATCGCCGCACCTGCGCCGAGAACGCCATGATCCGCCAAACTCTTGGCGATGGAGTGCCTTGGGGACCGAATCCGGCTTCGCGAGTGGAGGGCCGACGAGGCCGAGGCCATGCACCGGTGGCTTGGAGATCCGCGGGTGGGCCGGTTCCTGGACTGGGCGCCGACGGATCTAGACGGCTCTCGCGAACACCTTCAGCGATGTGTCGCGGCCCAGAGTTCGACGGCTCGGGAAGAATTCTTCCTGGCCATCGAGAGACTCGCGGACGGAGAGGTTCTGGGCGATGCCGGCTTCGAATGGAAGACGGATCCATCGGGTCGGTCCGAGATCGCCTTCGGTTACTTCCTGGCGCATTCCCATTGGGGCCAGGGCTATGCAACCGAAGCCGCTCTCCTCGTACTCGACCTTGCGTTCTCTTCCCTCGGTGCCGATCGGGCACGAGCGAGCTGCGACGAAGCGAACAAGGCATCCGAACGCGTGCTCGTGAAGTGCGGTCTGACGCGACAACCGGAAGAGGAATCACCGGGCCGCCGGGTCTACCGCATCGGGCGCGATGCGTGGCTCACGCGGAACCACAAGCGGGATCTCAGACGCTGAAAGCGCCTCAGGCGTCTTGGCCGCTCGGCTCTTTGCGATCGGTCAAGAGGTAGAACACACCGCCCACCGCTGACTCTTCGTCCGCCAGGACGAGTTCGGCGCAGAGCAGGGCCGTGTCTCGGGGAGCGTGCGTCCCAAGGACGGTCGGAACGACGCCATTCTCCTCGAGTCGGATGGGGCCCAGACACGCTGGCTCGCCGAACAGCTCAGCGAGGATTCGTTCGGCCATAGCCTGCCCCAACGCGGTGAAGCGCCCCAGAGGCTCGCCCTGGGGTTCGCCCGCCGCGGAGCGAATCAGGTGGAAAGCAGCTTCCGGCTCGAAGCTGAGTACGGCGGTGGCCGGCGTCGGTGCATGGACCGGGAGCACGAGGCTGGCGGTCATGTCGTCCCCGGGCACCAGACCTTCATCTGGAAAACCCGCCAGGCGGCACATGCGAACCCGCCCAAGGCCGCCCAGGGTGGGCGTATCGAAGAGGCCAGCACAGGCCGCTGCGCCGCGCTCCAGCGCGGCGTGGAGATCGGGGGAGATGGGGGGTTGAGGCAAACTGGGGGGGCTCCTCGAAGCCGCCTCGAGGGCCAAACGGCTCCCCGGGCAAGAAAAGAGAAGGGATTCTCCTACAGTATATCGGCTTTTCTGAAAATATCGTGAGCCCGGACTTGGTGAGCCCGATCACCCGGAAAACACTCCCCTCCGGCCGAAGACGCAACTTGCCGATGGTCCTACACGTCCCCCGGACGCGAGGCGGTAGAAGTGGAACGGCGAACCCTACTCCTGATCGATTCAGGCTCCCAGCGCATGGAGGCCCTCTCCCTGCGTCTGCGTCAGATGGACTTCCACGTCGTGCGGGCCAAGACCACCGACCAGGGCCTGGAGGCCCTTTGCGATGAGCGTTTCCAGGTCGGCTGCGTGATCATCCCGCCGGACCTGCCCGTGGTGGATCTCGAGCGCTCTCTTCGAGCCTTCCGCGCGGCCGAGCCGGACCGGATCCCGGCGCTGCCGATCGCCGCCTTTGGCGAGCGGCCGGACGCGGATCAGCGCGGCCGCTTGCGGCGAGCCGGCGTCGACTACGGCCTCTGGAACCCCATCGACGACAATACCCTGCGTTTCCAGGTGAACCGATCGCTCAGCAGCGCACCCATGGTCTCGACCCGACGGGCTCCGCGCGTTCCGACGAACTGGCCGGTGGAGGTCAACGCAGGAGGGCGCGAAAAGCCCGCCAAGCTGTACTCGATCTCCGCCCGGGGGGCTTATCTGGCCACGCCACGCCCCTCGATGCCGCGCGCGA from bacterium encodes the following:
- a CDS encoding GNAT family N-acetyltransferase; this translates as MECLGDRIRLREWRADEAEAMHRWLGDPRVGRFLDWAPTDLDGSREHLQRCVAAQSSTAREEFFLAIERLADGEVLGDAGFEWKTDPSGRSEIAFGYFLAHSHWGQGYATEAALLVLDLAFSSLGADRARASCDEANKASERVLVKCGLTRQPEEESPGRRVYRIGRDAWLTRNHKRDLRR